From Camelina sativa cultivar DH55 chromosome 20, Cs, whole genome shotgun sequence, the proteins below share one genomic window:
- the LOC104768639 gene encoding glycosyltransferase family protein 64 protein C5 yields the protein MEETTENVASAASGHNKHHHRYRYRSSGRRFLFFASCFGFYALVAVTYAWFVFSPHIGRTDHVSSSSLGCREDNEGSWSIGVFYGDSPFSLKPIESINVWRNESGAWPVSNPVLTCASLTNSGLPSNFVADPFLYVQGDTLYLFFETKNPITMQGDIGVAKSIDKGATWETLGIVLDEAWHLSFPFVFNYNGEIYMMPESNELGQLNLYRAVNFPLSWKLEKVIMKKPLVDSTIIHHEGIYWLFGSDHSSFGTKKNGQLEIWYSNSPLGTWKPHKMNPIYNGKRSVGARNGGRAFLHDGNLYRVGQDCGENYGKRIRIFKVEVISKEEYREVEVPFSLEASDKGKNSWNGVREHHFDVKQLSSGEFIGLVDGDRVTSGDLFHRVILGYASLVAAISVVVLLGFLLGVVNCIVPSTWCMNYYAGKRTDALLNLETAGLFSEKLRRICSRLNRVPPFLRGFVKPNSSMGKFTLGVIVLVGLFLTCVGIRYIYGGSGAVEPYPFKGHLSQFTLATMTYDARLWNLKMYVKRYSRCPSVKEIVVIWNKGPPPQLSELDSAVPVRIRVQKQNSLNNRFEIDPLIKTRAVLELDDDIMMPCDDIEKGFRVWREHPERLVGFYPRFVDQTMTYSAEKFARSHKGYNMILTGAAFMDVRFAFDMYQSEKAKLGREFVNEQFNCEDILLNFLYANASGSGKAVEYVRPSLTTIDTSKFSGVAISGNTNQHYKKRSKCLRRFSDLYGSLADRRWEFGGRKDGWDL from the exons ATGGAAGAGACGACGGAGAACGTTGCTTCTGCTGCTTCTGGTCACAACAAGCATCACCACCGTTACAGATATCGAAGCTCCGGGAGGCGTTTCTTGTTCTTCGCTTCCTGTTTTGGGTTTTACGCTTTGGTTGCCGTGACCTACGCGTGGTTCGTGTTTTCTCCGCATATCGGCCGTACGGATCATGTATCGTCGTCTTCGCTAGGTTGTAGAGAGGATAATGAAGGTTCATGGTCCATTGGTGTTTTCTATGGTGATTCTCCCTTCTCTCTCAAACCTATCGAATCC atcaATGTATGGAGGAATGAGAGTGGAGCATGGCCTGTGTCTAATCCAGTTTTAACATGTGCCTCCTTGACCAATTCTGGTCTTCCAAGCAACTTTGTAGCTGACCCTTTTCTTTATGTACAG GGTGATACTCTATACCTCTTCTTTGAAACTAAAAACCCCATTACAATGCAAGGGGATATAGGAGTAGCAAAAAGTATAGACAAAGGAGCTACTTGGGAAACTCTTGGTATAGTATTGGATGAGGCTTGGCACTTGTCTTTTCCATTCGTCTTCAATTACAACGGAGAA ATATACATGATGCCGGAGAGTAACGAGCTAGGACAGCTTAATCTATACCGTGCTGTTAACTTTCCCTTAAGTTGGAAGCTGGAGAAAGTTATCATGAAAAAGCCGCTTGTTGATTCGACTATAATCCATCACGAAGGAATCTATTGGTTGTTTGGATCAGATCACAGTAGCTTTGGGACAAAGAAGAATGGACAATTGGAAATTTGGTATAGTAACTCTCCTCTTGGCACATGGAAACCACACAAGATGAATCCTATCTACAATGGTAAAAGAAGTGTTGGTGCAAGAAATGGAGGCAGAGCGTTTTTACATGATGGGAATCTCTATCGTGTTGGTCAAGATTGTGGTGAAAACTACGGGAAAAGGATACGCATTTTCAAGGTTGAGGTTATTTCCAAGGAAGAGTACAGAGAAGTTGAAGTCCCTTTCTCTTTGGAAGCGTCGGATAAAGGTAAAAATTCTTGGAACGGAGTTAGGGAGCATCATTTCGATGTGAAACAGCTAAGTTCTGGTGAATTCATTGGTCTTGTTGATGGTGACCGTGTAACTTCAGGCGATCTGTTTCATCGGGTTATTCTCGGTTATGCCTCTCTTGTAGCTGCTATTTCCGTGGTTGTATTACTTGGTTTTTTGCTTGGGGTTGTGAACTGTATTGTTCCATCAACTTGGTGCATGAACTACTATGCGGGGAAAAGAACAGATGCACTCCTGAATCTTGAAACCGCGGGTTTGTTCTCAGAAAAGTTAAGGCGGATTTGTTCTCGCTTGAACCGAGTACCACCTTTTCTCAGAGGATTCGTGAAGCCTAATTCCTCCATGGGGAAATTTACGCTTGGTGTTATAGTCCTTGTAGGACTTTTCCTCACATGTGTAGGCATCAGATACATATACGGTGGGAGCGGAGCCGTTGAGCCTTACCCATTCAAAGGTCACTTGTCTCAGTTCACGCTAGCAACTATGACTTACGATGCTCGTCTCTGGAATCTGAAAATGTACGTTAAGCGTTACTCTCGTTGTCCTTCTGTCAAAGAGATAGTTGTCATTTGGAACAAAGGACCGCCTCCTCAACTGTCAGAATTAGACTCTGCCGTGCCAGTCAGAATCCGAGTCCAGAAGCAGAACTCTCTGAACAACAGGTTCGAGATCGATCCGCTGATTAAAACCAGAGCGGTTCTTGAGCTTGACGACGATATAATGATGCCTTGTGATGACATCGAGAAAGGGTTTAGAGTTTGGCGAGAGCATCCGGAGAGACTGGTGGGATTCTACCCGCGTTTTGTTGATCAAACCATGACTTATAGCGCAGAGAAGTTTGCGAGAAGTCATAAAGGATACAATATGATTCTCACCGGAGCAGCTTTTATGGACGTTCGGTTTGCCTTTGATATGTATCAATCGGAGAAAGCGAAACTCGGTCGTGAATTTGTAAACGAGCAGTTTAATTGTGAAGACATTTTGCTGAATTTCTTGTACGCGAATGCCAGCGGATCAGGAAAAGCTGTGGAGTACGTGAGACCGTCTTTGACAACAATCGACACTTCGAAATTTTCAGGTGTAGCTATTAGTGGAAACACGAACCaacattacaaaaagagaaGTAAGTGTCTCCGGCGATTCTCGGATTTGTATGGAAGTTTGGCTGATCGAAGATGGGAATTTGGTGGGAGAAAAGACGGGTGGGATTTGTAG